One part of the Neodiprion virginianus isolate iyNeoVirg1 chromosome 3, iyNeoVirg1.1, whole genome shotgun sequence genome encodes these proteins:
- the LOC124301531 gene encoding vacuolar protein sorting-associated protein 13 isoform X5, translated as MVFESVIAELLNKVLGDYIENLDHKQLKLSLWGGDVVLKDLLIKESALDKLDQPIKLAYGRLGKLILKIPFKDMWNGQVDAIIEELYLLIVPGSQTQYDAEKEAKTALEAKQSEIARVERTKREAEVKGPEKLDDSMVEKLVARMIKNIHVEIKKIHVRYEDHTSFKDAPFAIGFTLSNFTVESCDESWTTSGNLKDMHAIAQIYKLCTLDGLGVYLNPTSEQISNQLQYNERYTELFTQGIATMDYKPLGYQYLLGPINAKVKLKLNPKPETDGSNYTIPKVWMDAEMQKLKIGLTKLQYQTIMRLGEGLDRAQKAAPYKKYRPNLTSYRGHYKEWWKFAYTCVLEETIRRCQRNWDWNHMKQHRDTCRSYAKAYHAKLTNKKVAQNILDHLTECERTLDIFNLVIIRQQIELEVERLAEKEKSLKAKRGWFGFLWGSSQTEEEQDLTSAAAIMRKFEEAMTPQEKEKLYRAIDYQENSSLTHYPETYEDVDCRFFLHGLEVFVLDTEKEFPQVLDLQFNGVQVGFKSRPSGNGITATASINNLKLLGVRQQETVPVLLSSEEENSDSMLFAVTYEKNPIDKLCGDRVIIKSTSVQVVYDAHTIIELVSVFKVQDNSTLTQIQAAAAMQLEGLKEMSALGLEYAIEKHSILDIQVDLQASQLIVPHKGFYTGNESLFVLNLGSLKVNSLAKPRDSEAPATVKQLVDMGKSEEDILAQLRTYSYDKFIMKIVNFQALVCLPNENWRETLSTGVVGCMTVLKPTTLEIQLDKCLILDDPLLPKMKILGQLPSVALNISDSRLLEAITIAHSIPLPQNEDVPAPQPLSTKSASQLSLKKELSAIPSMIEKKQSKVALKQTTDLEAKFVMKEFVITLVQQEGSADSETQQPFLKIEVLKLEAEMVQRSFDQDVKLRLGGVQVTQYHDKGEIFMINTPMASGIEEYLIIIQYVTVNKHSPEFSTVHGSVLQLLQMEFTKLDVLLHQEAIINVLKFISNVQGRVSATTEHTIETEAVISTPTRFATIHEEGPHLINAGKQKILKATNQRKKRIVVECIDLKIQARVGLIGIKMASDAMDISTFLIKNVVAGYIVKTSYSQANVNIGSIQIADHSSTSIYENIMSVTSSESLQVQAVIYNVEPWEVDKNNMSIKVVMGCHRVVFLNSFVTRVMNFLNHFQAAQEAIKEASAAAAEAAKTNIKDVQEGATRIELGIKIKAPVVYIPMNSKSEHALMLDMGNLTVTNTLKKLEVISEDGNSPIVDEMKIDLQDIKLSRVKLNKNEFVTDNEVLLLHPLSFTFLIKRNLSTAWFTAIPDIDMSGRLKKIELSVSQADYGTIIKVLNENLGETVDNPEPDVAQSSKVSPAVEWNRQQSIKPDLEITRQSEVIKPQEQKQIHTLVKFEFIMDSLVINLFSGGSKLLASDTSPLHLAENGLAKFSLSHFAVKGRMFGDGLLATSILLMNCTLDDTRLNREGSLTRIMERIDEPLQKDESSPEKDAKPIRSMVDMTLRKGINDTFVDVRVFSFSIIVSLDYLMKIKDFFNVEQPPSTQTPPAIVQKGVNETNTKKNKSSVNVQPTATMITLNLHIEKPDIILLEDMDNIDSNCIILNTEVLLKLRMVGDHQTISGSIKDTSILTGIYNPLRRSESIYQVLRPCSISLAGSTPEGKGLHVDICCTDIHVSVSPGVIEILNKVVQTVTKAQDDDEDLVKPEPNYSGVWTITPFRENDYWFLKAETGVEAFEDFTINEGSETDFGYKHELAVVSAPTILLTLEAGVGNKTLPMLLFYLGFQSNVNDWSTRTMSIECTMTLAVAYYNSCLALWEPLIEPMESRKHGKRISSPWELNTKIQFHDLSIDSPSASVASPSTESDPEVPQQSAKMSIDVSSTENLELTVTKTCLDVLKQLGNAFSNAMEPGKMQVVKMAPYLLKNETGLSMTLHLENGYFKVIDDPLAASNSSTGSYMEVVLESGASVELAPTVVKSAKTHILDELKAESVKIQSDNTFVVSFKGIENKLEVPVLRADKRYFSLKHRGDGADEWGIISDVVVEGGSTIVTLRSVLQVHNHFSEPISVYYMTKRGNEVECVGTVEPDRCLNLPIDAVYTPTNELFFNVEGYTVSIIPFIWKDLQKTVSMTKLLQCEPRSRQEYVEPFYIKAVGEIEQVYLENTSRHTMSSTSYNIHLYPSVYLKNFLPLNIVISLPGIMDEKLVEASKILPISTIEPGRSSIVIKLPQYLEKDWSCRVEIQANPPEFSVCSFESYDSPQRVVMDLGIHTSFKHGSLIMALYCPFWMLNKTGLMLYYRKSSKSAGKDHSSPTKSSEDNLNVLYHPETYKGIILFSFSRKAFFGKKKAMIRVEEGEWSDKFSIDVAGSKGVVSCKYKGLVYQIGVHNQLTYNSLTKQITFTPYYVLINNSDFFIECQESERPADPLFKIPPGECTAFWPRSEQEVKTLKAKVVGHPETTPAFIYTDVHTTLLKLENKYGGINVDVQINEGGIYISMSGYTPGNAPALIINHTSHTINLWEKGSMNVRSIQSYNRMFYTWENPAGSRTLVWEDGNKKEIENDLRQDKLGPFTLPEVDEEVFYVTFLDGIQRVLLFTANLKIAEDCELAGALEANDQEITLNIHGVGLSLVNNISRTELLYMCIASSGVIWETRKSLGGQWRALSTKDVIAIEDGYQNYLRELQIGRDPPYRIMLEPKLEVDYLNMQMMKPHRRYIHRTFQTGLWMQYRSSVHQVQLHAKINRLQIDNQLHDCVFPVILAPVPPPKSIVHSSVMKPFAELSILKRLLEHSTVQQFKYFKVLIQEFHIKVDIGFIGAITDLFKDDEASDAEESGLFQQDMKLVTEPLMYHVSQITTAEQKNFFDLLHFSPLKIHISFSMTGSSTQLPQVLNVLLQGIGVTLTDINDIVFKLAYFERQFTFMTHNQLTSEATNHYVGQAIKQAYVLVLGLDVIGNPYGLVVGTMKGIEDLFYEPFQGAIQGPGEFAEGLLLGVRSMFGHTVGGMAGAVSKITGAMGKGIAALTFDKDYQRKRQEQLNKQPANLQEGLARSGKGLVMGVFDGVTGVVMKPISGAKEEGVEGFFKGFGKGVVGLVTRPTAGVIDFASGSFGAVKRATEMGEEVKRVRPPRFLQLDNLVRPYIRHEADGNKILLELEKGKYANTDIYVYHVDVNKDVVLLTDKRIAFLVHNDLFGGWQVEWSYTWPEVGNTPKVVERGVEVPVKETHKKKKLGNFFSGTDHGKIILVSDPEIKQVLCRKIEEQIKQVSS; from the exons GTCCAGAAAAACTGGATGATTCAATGGTTGAAAAGTTGGTGGCTCggatgattaaaaatattcacgtggaaataaaaaagatacaTGTCAGATACGAAGATCATACATCATTTAAGGATGCTCCATTTGCCATTGGTTTTACTTTGAGCAACTTTACAGTTGAAAGTTGTGACGAATCATGGACAACAAGTGGTAATCTGAAAGATATGCATGCCATCGCACAAATTTACAAA TTATGCACTTTGGATGGGTTAGGAGTTTATCTGAATCCAACATCAGAGCAGATTAGTAACCAGCTTCAATACAATGAACGATACACTGAACTTTTTACACAAGGAATTGCTACAATGGATTATAAACCTTTAGGCTACCAATACC TTCTGGGACCAATAAATGCTAAGGTAAAATTGAAGTTGAATCCAAAACCTGAAACCGATGGAAGTAATTATACAATTCCCAAAGTATGGATGGATGCAGAAAtgcaaaagttgaaaataggATTAACAAAGCTTCAGTATCAAACAATAATGAGATTGGGTGAAGGCTTAGACAGGGCACAAAAAGCTGCCCCGTATAAGAAATACAGACCAAATCTAACATCGTACCGGGGTCATTACAAAGAATG GTGGAAATTCGCATATACCTGCGTTTTGGAGGAAACAATTCGTAGGTGCCAAAGAAATTGGGATTGGAATCACATGAAACAGCACAGGGATACCTGTCGTAGTTATGCAAAAGCTTATCATGCAAAACTGACTAATAAAAAAGTGGCACAGAATATTTTGGATCATCTTACAGAATGTGAGAGAACCTTGGACATCTTTAATTTGGTCATCATTAGACAGCAAATTGAACTAGAG GTCGAACGGCTagcagagaaagaaaaaagtcttAAGGCAAAAAGAGGCTGGTTCGGTTTTCTGTGGGGAAGCAGTCAAACAGAGGAAGAACAAGATCTTACTTCAGCGGCAGCTATTA tgCGCAAGTTTGAAGAAGCGATGACGCCGcaagagaaagaaaagttgtATCGAGCTATAGACTATCAAGAAAACTCTAGTTTAACTCATTACCCTGAAACATACGAGGATGTTGACTGTCGTTTCTTTCTACATGGACTCGAGGTTTTTGTACTTGATACTGAAAAAGAATTCCCTCAGGTATTGGATTTGCAGTTCAATGGTGTTCAGGTTGGATTTAAATCACGACCATCTGGTAATGGCATAAC GGCTACTGCTTCAATCAACAATTTGAAGCTGCTTGGTGTTAGGCAACAGGAAACAGTTCCTGTGTTATTGTCATccgaagaagaaaattctgaCAGCATGTTATTTGCTGTTACTTACGAGAAAAATCCAATTGATAAATTGTGTGGAGATCGTGTTATAATCAAGTCTACTTCCGTACAAGTTGTCTACGACGCACATACCATTATTGAATTAGTTAGTGTATTCAAAGTACAAGATAATTCGACGTTGACTCA AATTCAAGCTGCAGCTGCTATGCAACTAGAAGGTTTGAAAGAGATGTCCGCATTAGGTCTAGAATATGCTATCGAGAAGCACTCTATACTAGACATTCAG GTTGATCTACAAGCATCTCAATTGATTGTACCGCATAAAGGTTTTTATACAGGCAATGAATCGTTGTTTGTACTCAACTTGGGTAGCTTGAAAGTAAATTCCTTAGCAAAACCAAGAGATAGTGAAGCACCTGCTACTGTTAAACAATTAGTTGACATGGGAAAATCCGAGGAAGATATTTTAGCACAACTCAGAACCTACAGTTATGACAAGTTTATTATGAAAATAGTGAATTTTCAG GCACTCGTATGTTTGCCAAATGAGAATTGGCGTGAAACTTTATCTACTGGCGTTGTGGGTTGCATGACTGTGTTGAAACCGACTACTTTGGAAATTCAGCTTGACAAATGTTTGATTCTTGACGATCCTTTACTGcctaaaatgaaaattctggGTCAGCTTCCATCTGTAGCTCTCAACATATCTG attcaAGATTGTTAGAAGCGATCACAATTGCGCATAGCATTCCTCTACCGCAAAACGAAGATGTACCTGCACCACAACCATTGAGT ACCAAATCAGCCTCACAATTATCATTGAAGAAAGAGTTGTCTGCAATTCCTTctatgattgaaaaaaaacagtcaaAGGTTGCTTTAAAACAAACAACTGATTTGGAAGCCAAGTTTGTAATGAAAG AATTCGTTATCACACTCGTGCAACAAGAAGGCTCTGCAGATTCTGAGACACAACAGCCTTTCCTTAAAATTGAAGTATTAAAGTTGGAGGCAGAGATGGTCCAGCGATCATTTGACCAAGATGTAAAGCTAAGACTTGGCGGTGTACAAGTCACACAGTATCATGACAAGGGAGAGATCTTCATGATAAACACCCCCATGGCCAGTGGCATTGAAGAATATCttattataattcaatatGTAACT GTAAATAAGCATTCCCCAGAATTCTCCACAGTCCATGGTTCTGTTCTACAGTTATTACAGATGGAGTTTACCAAGCTGGATGTATTGCTTCACCAAGAAGCTATCATCAATGTTCTTAAATTTATCTCGAATGTTCAG GGCAGGGTATCTGCAACTACTGAACATACTATTGAAACTGAAGCAGTTATATCAACACCAACTCGGTTTGCGACAATTCATGAAGAGGGACCTCATTTGATAAATGCAGGCAAACAGAAGATTCTTAAAGCAACAAACCAAC gtaaaaaaagaatagtCGTTGAATGCATAGATCTTAAAATTCAAGCAAGAGTTGGATTAATAGGAATAAAAATGGCCAGCGATGCCATGGACATCAGTACATTCCTCATAAAAAATGTAGTTGCTGGTTACATTGTGAAGACATCTTATTCACAAGCAAATGTGAATATTGGTTCAATTCAAATTGCTGATCACAGTTCAACGTCTATTTATGAGAAC ATTATGTCGGTAACATCATCAGAGTCTTTGCAAGTTCAAGCTGTAATTTACAATGTTGAACCATGGgaagttgataaaaataatatgtcCATAAAAGTAGTTATGGGCTGCCACAGAGTAGTATTTCTCAATTCATTCGTAACCCGTGTCATG aactttttgaatcattttcaaGCAGCGCAAGAAGCTATCAAAGAAGCATCGGCCGCTGCTGCCGAAGCTGCAAAAACGAATATTAAAGATGTACAAGAAGGAGCGACCCGGATTGAACTGGGCATTAAAATTAAG gCTCCAGTAGTTTATATACCGATGAATTCTAAAAGTGAGCATGCGTTAATGCTTGATATGGGTAATCTGACAGTGACCAACACTTTAAAAAAGTTAGAAGTTATCAGCGAAGATGGCAACTCTCCTATAgttgatgaaatgaaaattgatctaCAAGATATCAAGCTATCAag ggtcaagttgaataaaaacgAATTTGTCACTGATAATGAAGTTTTGTTACTGCATCCTCTTAGCTTCACTTTCCTAATTAAACGGAACCTGTCAACAGCATGGTTCACTGCTATTCCTGATATTGACATGTCTggtagattgaaaaaaattgaactatCAGTTAGTCAGGCCGATTATGGAACAATAATTAAAGTTTTGAACGAAAACTTGGGGGAAACTGTAGACAATCCAGAACCTGATGTTGCCCAATCTTCTAAAGTCTCACCAGCAGTGGAATGGAATAGACAACAATCAA TCAAACCAGATTTAGAAATTACAAGGCAAAGTGAAGTGATAAAACCACAGgaacaaaaacaaatacatACTCTCGTGAAATTCGAATTCATCATGGACAGTTTAGTTATCAATTTGTTTAGTGGTGGATCGAAATTG CTCGCGTCTGATACGTCTCCTTTGCATCTGGCGGAAAACGGGCTGGCCAAGTTTAGTTTGTCTCATTTCGCTGTAAAGGGACGTATGTTTGGTGATGGTTTACTAGCAACGTCTATTCTTTTGATGAATTGCACTTTGGATGATACTAGACTAAACAGAGAAGGGTCTCTGACTAGAATAATGGAAAGGATCGATGAACCACTACAAAAAGACGAATCAAGTCCCGAAAAAGATGCTAAACCCATCAGAAGTATGGTGGACATGACTCTACGAAAAGGAATAAATGATACTTTTG ttgACGTTCGAGTCTTTTCATTCAGTATAATAGTGTCCCTGGATTATCTAATGAAAATCAAAGATTTCTTTAATGTTGAACAACCACCATCAACCCAAACTCCCCCAGCCATTGTACAAAAGGGCGTCAATGAAACAAACACCAAAAAGAATAAATCATCTGTAAATGTTCAACCTACTGCTACGATGATTACATTAAATCTCCACATTGAGAAACCAGATATAATTCTTCTTGAAGATATGGACAACATTGACTCGAACTGCATCATACTAAAT aCTGAGGTGTTGTTGAAGTTGCGAATGGTAGGTGATCATCAAACTATTTCAGGCTCCATCAAAGACACGTCAATTCTCACTGGAATCTACAATCCGTTACGGAGGTCAGAGTCCATATATCAG GTATTGAGACCCTGCAGTATTAGCTTGGCAGGTTCTACACCAGAAGGAAAGGGTTTACATGTCGATATTTGCTGCACCGACATACATGTTTCAGTTTCTCCtg gTGTCATTGAGATACTAAATAAAGTCGTCCAGACAGTGACAAAAGCGCAAGATGATGACGAAGATTTGGTAAAGCCAGAACCAAATTACAGCGGAGTTTGGACAATCACTCCCTTCAGAGAGAATGATTATTGGTTCCTCAAAGCAG aAACGGGGGTTGAAGCATTTGAGGATTTTACTATCAATGAAGGTTCAGAAACAGATTTTGGTTATAAACATGAACTTGCCGTTGTTAGCGCACCTACTATTCTTCTAACTCTGGAGGCTGGAGTTGGAAACAAGACTCTGCCTATGTTACTATTCTATCTCGGTTTCCAAAGCAACGTCAATGATTGGAGCACTAGGACT ATGAGTATAGAATGTACTATGACTTTGGCTGTGGCGTACTACAATAGTTGTTTAGCTTTATGGGAGCCCCTGATTGAACCCATGGAATCAAGGAAACATGGAAAGCGCATTTCATCGCCATGGGAACTGAACACCAAg ATTCAATTCCACGACCTGTCGATAGACTCACCATCTGCAAGTGTTGCAAGTCCAAGTACGGAGAGTGACCCAGAAGTACCTCAGCAATCAGCTAAAATGTCTATAGATGTTTCGTCGACA GAAAACTTGGAATTAACCGTCACCAAGACGTGTCTTGATGTTCTGAAACAACTCGGCAATGCATTCTCGAATGCTATGGAACCTGGCAAAATGCAGGTAGTCAAAATGGCACCGTACCTGTTGAAGAATGAGACTGGCCTATCAATGACTCTGCATTTGGAAAATGGTTACTTTAAg GTTATCGACGATCCGTTAGCAGCAAGTAATTCTAGTACTGGATCTTACATGGAAGTAGTACTCGAGTCCGGAGCCTCTGTGGAATTGGCTCCTACAGTCGTGAAATCGGCAAAAACACATATTCTGGATGAACTTAAAGCTGAATCAGTGAAAATCCAAAGTGACAACACCTTTGTCGTATCg TTTAAAGGGATCGAGAACAAACTTGAGGTACCAGTATTAAGGGCGGATAAAAGGTACTTCTCATTGAAGCATCGTGGCGATGGAGCCGATGAGTGGGGAATAATATCTGATGTAGTAGTAGAGGGTGGAAGCACCATTGTTACTCTTAGAAGTGTACTTCAG GTACACAATCACTTTAGTGAACCGATATCGGTTTACTACATGACAAAAAGGGGAAACGAAGTTGAATGTGTTGGTACCGTAGAACCTGATCGATGTCTCAATCTTCCAATAGATGCTGTCTACACACCAACCAATGAGTTATTCTTCAACGTTGAAGG ATATACAGTATCGATAATTCCATTTATCTGGAAAGATCTACAAAAAACAGTTTCCATGACAAAGCTTTTGCAATGTGAGCCCCGATCCCGTCAAGAGTACGTCGAACCATTTTACATAAAG GCAGTCGGAGAAATTGAACAAGTTTACTTGGAGAATACAAGTCGACATACTATGTCAAGTACCTCTTATAACATACACTTATATCCTTCGGTGtatctaaaaaattttctgccaTTAAACATCGTCATTTCTTTGCCCGGTATTATGGATGAAAAACTCGTGGAGGCCAGCAAAATTTTACCGATATCTACGATTGAGCCTGGACGGTCTAGTATTGTTATAAAG TTACCACAGTACTTAGAAAAAGATTGGTCATGcagagttgaaattcaagcGAATCCACCAGAGTTCTCAGTCTGCTCATTTGAATCATACGACAGTCCACAAAGGGTTGTTATGGACTTAGGCATACATACGTCTTTCAAACACGGCTCTTTAATCATGGCGTTGTACTGCCCATTCTGGATGTTGAACAAGACAGGATTAATGTTGTATTACAGG aAATCGAGTAAGTCCGCAGGCAAAGATCATTCAAGTCCCACCAAG aGTTCAGAGGACAACTTGAATGTTCTCTACCATCCGGAAACTTATAAGggtattattttgttttcgtttagTAGAAAAGCATtctttggaaaaaagaaagcgaTGATAAGAGTTGAAGAGGGAGAATGGTCAGATAAATTTTCTATTGATGTTGCTGGAAGCAAGGGCGTCGTTTCTTGCAAATACAAGGGTCTTGTTTATCag ATTGGCGTCCATAACCAGCTGACTTACAACTCATTAACCAAGCAAATTACGTTTACCCCATATTATGTTTTGATAAATAACTCCGATTTCTTTATTGAATGCCAAGAAAGTGAGCGACCCGCTGACCCTCTCTTTAAG ATACCTCCTGGTGAATGTACTGCTTTTTGGCCTCGGTCTGAACAAGAAGTGAAAACGTTAAAAGCGAAAGTAGTGGGTCATCCAGAGACAACACCAGCCTTCATCTACACCGACGTTCACACAACATTATTAAAACTCGAAAATAAG TATGGTGGGATAAATGTTGACGTGCAGATTAATGAGGGCGGAATATATATTTCGATGTCGGGTTACACTCCTGGAAATGCTCCCGCTCTTATCATCAACCATACTTCGCACACTATCAATCTTTGGGAGAAAGGATCCATGAATGTCAG GTCAATTCAATCATATAACCGGATGTTTTATACATGGGAAAACCCTGCTGGATCAAGAACGTTAGTTTGGGaagatggaaataaaaaagaaattgaaaatgatctCCGGCAG gATAAGCTAGGTCCGTTTACTTTGCCAGAAGTAGATGAAGAGGTATTTTACGTTACGTTTCTTGACGGCATTCAACGCGTACTGTTGTTTACTGctaatttgaaaattgccgAAGACTGTGAACTGGCTGGAGCTTTGGAAGCTAATGATCAAGAAATCACGCTAAATATTCATGGTGTGGGATTGTCATTAGTGAACAATATAAGTAGAACCGAACTTCTATACATGTGTATTGCCAG CTCTGGTGTTATTTGGGAAACGCGAAAATCTCTTGGGGGTCAGTGGCGCGCATTGAGTACAAAAGATGTAATTGCTATCGAAGATGGATACCAGAATTATCTTCGTGAACTTCAAATTGGCAGAGACCCGCCGTATCGAATTATGCTGGAACCTAAATTAGAG GTTGACTACCTCAATATGCAGATGATGAAACCACATCGCCGATATATCCATCGCACTTTCCAAACTGGATTATGGATGCAGTATCGCTCATCTGTACATCAAGTACAGTTGCATGCCAAAATAAATCGTCTTCAGATTGACAATCAATTACATGATTGCGTCTTCCCAGTGATCTTAGCTCCAGTTCCACCTCCAAAGAGCATTGTTCACAGTTCGG TGATGAAACCGTTCGCTGAACTAAGTATTCTCAAACGCCTACTGGAGCACAGTACTGTGCaacaattcaaatatttcaaagtcCTCATTCAAGAATTCCACATCAAGGTCGACATCGGATTCATTGGCGCAATTACGGACTTATTCAAAGATGATGAGGCCAGTGATGCAGAAGAG AGTGGACTGTTTCAACAAGACATGAAGCTAGTCACGGAGCCTCTGATGTATCATGTCAGTCAAATAACTACAGCGGAACAAAAGaactttttcgatttgttGCATTTTTCTCCACTTAAG ATTCATATAAGTTTTTCAATGACTGGAAGTAGCACACAATTGCCACAAGTATTAAATGTATTATTACAAGGGATCGGTGTTACTTTGACGGATATAAATGACATTGTGTTCAA ATTAGCATATTTTGAAAGACAATTCACCTTTATGACGCACAATCAATTGACATCAGAGGCAACAAATCATTATGTAGGACAAGCGATCAAGCAAGCTTATGTTCTTGTCTTGGGCTTAGACGTTATTGGAAATCCATACGGTTTGGTGGTCGGTACCATGAAAGGGATTGAAGATTTGTTCTATGAACCTTTTCAAGGTGCGATTCAAGGTCCTGGTGAATTTGCTGAAGGTTTATTGCTCGGGGTCAGAAGTATGTTTGGGCATACTGTTGGCGGCATGGCAGGAGCCGTATCAAAAATTACTGGAGCCATGG GCAAAGGTATTGCTGCCCTCACGTTTGACAAAGACTATCAACGTAAGAGGCAAgaacaattaaataaacagCCAGCTAACTTGCAGGAAGGTCTTGCACGAAGTGGCAAAGGTTTGGTCATG ggaGTATTCGACGGTGTAACCGGTGTTGTCATGAAACCAATATCAGGTGCAAAAGAAGAAGGCGTTGAAGGATTCTTCAAAGGATTTGGAAAAGGTGTTGTTGGATTAGTTACACGACCAACTGCCGGTGTTATAGATTTTGCTAGTGGTTCATTTGGTGCTGTTAAGCG GGCTACGGAAATGGGCGAAGAAGTGAAAAGAGTCAGACCACCAAGGTTCCTACAACTGGATAATCTTGTTAGACCATATATTCGACACGAAGCGGATGGCAATAAAATTCTTCTT gaATTAGAGAAAGGAAAATATGCCAATACTGACATTTATGTGTATCACGTCGACGTTAACAAGGATGTAGTTTTGCTCACTGACAAACGCATAGCCTTCCTTGTACACAACGATTTGTTTGGCGGCTGGCAG GTTGAGTGGTCTTACACATGGCCAGAAGTTGGTAATACACCAAAGGTAGTCGAAAGAGGAGTGGAAGTTCCAGTTAAAGAGACTcataagaagaagaaacttgGAAATTTCTTTAGTGGCACTGATCACGGAAAAATCATATTAGTTTCAGACCCCGAAATAAAACAG GTTTTATGCAGGAAAATTGAAGAGCAAATCAAACAAGTTTCATCATAA